The DNA sequence atttcacatCAAGCTAAACAGGATAAAAACATGTAAACATATGCACTTGGGTTTGGTCAAGTAAAACACGAAATCACAAAGTAACCACAAGTTAACAAGTGCACTtgaagaggaaagagggaaaaaacagaCATGTAAACAAGACAGCAGCTGCAAGGCCCTGCAAGGGTgcattttttaaggctattgtggcAAAAAGCTCCTAATTCAATAAGACTTCTCTTTTCACACTGTCACAATTATTCTTGAGGAACTTCACAATGAGTAGAAATTCTGTAAACACTACACTATAACTGAGTAAATACTGTTGGAAACAGACATAACAAAACAAACCATCAACTGACAGAAATATTCATTTCACCAAACAGTAACTGTAAggacattttgttattttttttaacacagaaaaCATCATAATCCTTGTGGGGAGAAACAGGGAATagacaagaaaacagagaaacactGCATAAAGATTGCCTCAATAGCCCCTGAAAGCAATAGGCATGTCAATCAATAAAGGGAGAACAGGCAGCAGAACAGCAGATGACAGAGCCTCAGCAGACTAGACCATGTGCCACAGCATGATACTACggattaaaattgaaatattcttCCAGCTGATAATAAAGCCAAGACCACTGATCATCAGAGAAAGGAAAACCAACTCTCATTGCAAGAAACCGCTTAAACAACAGATTGGCCAGGCAACGTATGACAAGCTCCTTTTTACTGCTTTTAAAGAGCATGTTGCTCTCTGACACCCGCACAGGCTCCAAAACTTGATGCCAGTATATGCCGGATGGGCCACCACCTCGCCTATGATGGCCCCAGTGGTATGTATGCTTGTAAAAACAGTTCTCTCCAAATGGGCAGTAACCCCTGCCATGAGCAAAATATCTGCAGTCCTTCTTTCTCATTCCCTCCTTGTATCGCTGAATaagtttctccttctcttcctcatcctccaccCAGAACTCACTGGGAGTGACAAAGCTGGAGGGCACCCTGCACTGTGGGCAGGACTTACTGATTCTGTTCTCAAACTGTCTGACACTTCTCCACCTGCGGATACATTGAATACAGAAGGTGTGGTTGCAGTTGTAAAGGATGCCAAAGCGGCGGTCGCAGGGGTTGGCTTTCTCATAGACAACCTCCATGCAGATGCCACACACTTTGTCCATGCTGCGCTGCACAGCAAACGAGAGCTCCATATCTCTCTCGTGTGCTTCCATGCAGGCACTTATATGAGCTTCCCGCTGAGCAGCATCCACGGGGTGTAAGGCCCGCAGCCCACACATGTCGCATATATCTCCGTGGAGGTAAAAACAGCTCTCCCCATTAATGCATCGTCCCCTGGCAGCATAGCGGCAAAGCTGCATCCCCATGCCCACAGCCATCTGCTCTCTCTCAGGCACAGGCCTCTGTAGAGGAGCCTCGGGACCATACGGTGGGACCATGCGGCCTCGGTAGGGCTGCCCAGGAACAAACTCAACGGCACCCTCCCAGCCTTGTGCACCTGCTCCTCCGGCAGCTTCAAGGCCTGCATTGTCTGTCTCAGCTTCAAAGAAACCCCTTTCAGCAGCCCAGCCAATCAGAGGCAAGGAGCTTGAGGATGCAGCAGGAGGGGCTTCCGCCACTTCCTGAGTCGGGGGCTCGCTCTGCGCAGCCGCAGCCGCAGCCATACTAGGTCCTCTGTCTGCAGAGGCCTCAGGCGGTGAAACGTGGCCCTCCCTGGCCATCTGCCGCACAGAGGGGTCGTGGGAGTAGCGGCAGTTCTCCCCCTCTTTGCATTGCCCATGCAGATAATACCTGCAGACGATTTGCTTTCTCCAGGCGCCACTGTTCGGTTCCGGAAGAGGGTTGGGGTTGGCCCCGCCCCCCGCGGCCTGGGCGTGCCCCACAGCCTCTGTGCCGGGGTGAGCTGGGCCAGGAGCCACAGGGAATGAGGCCAGGCCCGAAGGCACGTCGGGAGGATTTACATCTAAAGTTGCAGACTCTCCAGAGACCTCAAACCCGGGGAGGCCCGGCCCAGACACACCCTCCCCCGCTGCCTCGGCACCTGCCTCGGCCCCATCTGCCTCGCAAGTTTTAAAGGGAGCTGCAGCCTCTTCCATAGCACCTTCTTGTCCCCAAAAAGGCTCCAGAATGTCTCTAGTTGTTTTAGGTTTAAAATTTGAAGCCGGGAGCTCCGATCGAGCACGGTGGCTTCTCTAGAAGAAGtgttcactttttttccttcccccctgAAACCTGGTCCCTGTGAACTTTGGTTCCTACTGCTTGTTCTGTAGGAAGTGTGTCGGACACTTCCTGTGGTGACACCACTTGCATGCTATTGGCTCTGCATTGTGGATCTCCAagctgacatttttctttttgttcttgtgAGCTGGAGCGGCTACAGCCCCCTTTGTATGGCGTTTGCCACTCCTCCGGCTGTGTTCAGGCAGACCCTAATCCCCCCATTCATCACCGTTTTCTCCGGAGAATGAGGTTTTAATTAAATGTATTCAAGTATCCATTGTgcacattttatttgattatttttccatctgttataaaaaaaatcataatctttGCTTTCTCCCTTTGTTCCTGAAGCATTTCATTCACAAaccctataaatttatttttttgttcacgCCATTTTATGTCTGTGgctttattattgtattttattatttcattatttactcCGTGACTCTCCAGTGTTAGaagatttttcttgttttgttgtgTTGACAAGAGAGCATTCCTttggtctttattattattatttttttaactttagggGCTTTCATTGTGGATACGCTTTTCACTAGCAAGGCATTGTCAGCAGGGAGCCGTTCTTATTCAAGGCTTGTCAGTGCTTGTCAGATGTCTTCCTTTGTTATAGTTCTTAACTCTAGCTTCCCCCAAAGTGTAGAAGCCGCAAATTTGTCCCGTCTTAATGCTGTCTTAATAAACCACTCTGCCCTGTGGGAcccaggctttttatttttcctgttgatTTAATTCATGATGGTCCATTGTTTCCCTTCCTTTCATCTATGTCCATACTCTGTTGCTGCAGTGCAGCATCTCATAATGTATTCTTTGCCATACTCTCACaagtgttaatttttaatttccaagagaGAGCATCCTTTTgttgttttagatatattttattagattaataatttccatgtgtatttttaaattgataagaGTACTTTTGATGATATCTCAAGTTTTATCCTGTAGTTTTCAGCATTTTGGGGagatagaattattttctctccCTTCATTTTCTTTGCATGATTATTTGAACTTTAAAGTCTCAAATATTTAACTTACTAATTATTTCCTAAGAATAAACCCTTATGTGTTTTTATGTCACCACTTTATATATTATTGGATCTTGTTTGCTAAAACGTGTACCTTATAGGGATTTATAACCTGAATTTACATTTAAGAGTGGACagaagtttaaatatttattatatattttttaggtcATTGTATTAAGTCctaattaaagaattttttttaaaaaaatcataagcaaagaaagcagagagtagcaaataataaatatagaaaagcaaTGAATTAAGAACAATAAGCATAAAATGAGGGGGCTAAGTCAAGCAAAATCCTCTGAAAGGATTTTTTGAAACTCATAAATTTCTGGTGCAACTTATCAGGGTAAAATGAAGAAGGCTTTAATAACCAAGATTGACAAAgctctgtaattttaaaaatattatcactaATTAATAACAAATACTAAAAACCACAAGATGATATCAGGAACAAGTTTGACAATTAAACTTTAAAGTTGAAGTAGTCATACACCTATAAACAaatctattaataaaaatgtcaggtgcaaaaaagaaatataagggtCTATTAAGTCAATTTAATATGCAATTAAATTTATTCTCCAAGTAAAGCTTATACAGCTTTCTCTCTTACATAAATATAAAGGCAGAAAAGCCTTTATTTATATTCTAAGTCCTGGCTAGCACATTAGGACAAGCAAAGGAATGAAAGACATTAGAATTGTAAAGAAATTATTGGTGGAAAGCATCAGAAAATTGAGAATAATTTCAAGGTAAAATGCTGCATTTAGTAAGCATACTTAAAAGGACATTGGACagaaatgcaatgaaatattagtgctctctctgtctctctctttatctctctccaTTCTATATAAGAAGTAAATTGGACATTTAACATAAAAGCATTTTGACAGCATTGAAATTTAACTATCTGAGGTATTAAAATAGTTAGTACAGTACACAAGAACTCATGTGTACCAATTTCTCCACAGATTCACAAACACAAGAATTCTgaatatgtatagatatatactATCTGTTTAATGTTTAATGTTATATTCCCAGACCTATGTCTAAGTCATGTTggatcctatatatatatatatatatatatatatatataaaatctgtgcAGTAGAATTCTctgtgattaatttatttatgaacCATTCTGTATAATATCCATGACCTCTTATGGCTACTGAGAAATTGAAATGTGGCTAGAACAACTGaggatttgaatttttattttttaattaaaaatttaatagccACCTGTGACTATTTGCAACAAGATTGAACACTGAAGTTCAATATAGTATTTGACCATCACAAGCCCTCAAATATAGGAATCTGAGAAATAGAATGTTTTCTAACCTGCTCAATGATATACACCTAGGATGAGCAATATCTGCTTTCACATCTTCACTCTATGGCTCCTGATTATGTTGATGTCCTACCATCTCATGTTTTTTGTATCTCCTAGTTTTACTTTGGCAATATTTCATATGTagtattataaatataatcaaaccccaatatttaaatatatgagacCAAATAACTAAATATATTGGGTAGTGCATCTtgtgagaaataaacaaatatttcccATCTTAGACAAAGTGCTATCCTTAGAGAATTTTCTGTATATACCTTTGTCCATATTCATACTCTTTATTCATGATAAGCATTCATGTTTTCACATGTTTTGGAGGGGAGCACATTTGTGACatttctttagttatttatttcaaaaagccTTCTTCcctcagaaaaaaattgagattccTCAGGGACTGGAACTTGGCTGATGAGCCACTTAGATAGTCAGCATTTGGGGTTCCACAAGCAATAAGGGTAAACAAAGCTCCTACTGAAGGCTCTGCTAAAGCACTCACATTACCAGGACATGTAATAAAAACGGGGAAAGTGATTTACAGCTTTTCAGAGTGGAGGCACAGTCCACACAGTTTAACAATAGCTCAGGAGGTGGTAGGCTAGTTCAGAAGTGAACTATAGGGATAGGATATGAAAAAAGCCAGATGGTTCTTCAGTCTTTTCCTACAAATAGATCACGCTGCCTCCACATAATTAATATGTCCACATTGAAAAAAACATGTAATGATCTCTAAGCAATTTCCCACATAGCACAGACAGATGCTGAAGAACAAAGGTTTAGGCACTATGGGAAGGGGTAGAGTTGGAGGAGAGATTAAATTCAAGTGGACAGAATTAAACATTATGGTTTCACATTCTTTATTCTCCTCTACTCACTTACTGGGATTCCTCCCTTGCATACATTAATTATGTTCCTTTACCTCATCTAGCAAACAGCATGAAAAATAGCAGTAATAGTGATAATGACTGGTTCACAAGTTTGctgtgaatattaaatgagatagttctaataaaataaatggaataatatctGTTACTAGATTCAATATATGAGATATCTATAAGTGTCTTTGCTATCTTGGATTTAATCAAAGAACCCTGTAACTTGTTTTTATTCTCAATAAGTGAAACTTATTGCTATCTGCCTAGAGGGTCCCTGGAATTTCCTGGAACATGAGAAGCAGAAATTAATGCTTATTGTCTAATATTGATGACCAAACTgattgttattttgaaatttaaagagcAAATTGTTTCTGCTTCTAATTCAGAAGATCAGATGTAGCTTATTTGAAcagtattttttgtttcctcattATTGTGATTATTACATCCTATTATGATATTATTGTGTTCTGTTATGACAGAATAGATATCCTTAGCTCATCATGGGAGAGGGTATCCTGTGGGTTATTTTAAGGAATCTGCATCTGGTCCCCCTAATTgtatacaataaaattattttaaaatgtcttagtttcaatatgaatataaaataaagatacaaataatTCCACAGCtactcatatatttattttatttaatataataaaagtagCATGATTGTAAAAATTATACTGGCTTATCTATTGTAATCAAATGATCAAAGTGTCAATAAGTCTTCTGGAGGATTTCGGTAAGTGTCAAAAATTCAGCTACATTTCTACATTGTTGTAGTTAACAGAATTTTGTCATAATCAAATTGATAacacaaaacatatttaaattttaatttatagccAAATGAAATAGCTTCTATCAGGCCAATATTTCCATCTATAGTATTTATAGAAACTGTATGAATCCACAAAGTAACTGTTTAAAGTACTTATAAAACATCTATTGTAGTAAATTCTTAAAGGGTAAAATTTAGAAGAGCATTAACCTAAATAGCCAAAAGGCAATAGAAGAAAGCACAAAGAATATAAATACTTTCAACTGCATGATAGTAAATAGGTCACATACTAAAACATTTATTATGCACTGAAAGCTCTGCTTAGAGACAAAATTTTCATATGGTAAAatataagaatggaaaaaaatccatctccccaaagtagaaaaaaaagccaaacaacaaaaagacagGGTGGGAGGAATgtcaaataataattttgaattcatctttctttctttccctacaAGAAGAGTTCCTGAGCGGCATTGTCAGATATAAAAAACCTGTGCCACCTGTAATCTTATACAGATATGCTGGGCCAGAGAGGAAAAAAGTCAGTTAACCTGAGTTTTGGGTCCTTAGAGATAGAGTGCAtatcatttcataaaagaaacaaaaatattctggTCATTTTccatgttccttttctttttaaaattatttgggcATTAACTGAAGAGAATTGTGAATAATCACACTTAAGTGAATATAAGATGTATGTCATCTTGTACCTAAAATTTAGGAAAGTCTGTTAATGCTTATGACTACTAGGAGGAGCAGAAATAATTGACTGAATAGCAGAGAGAAAAAACTCCACAAGGTTATAAAAATTTTGACACTTTATTAGTTCTACtgatataattattatatgtaaGAATAGTATACCCATCAAACCTAGAGTGCAAATTATACTTACGATGCAGGACAATTTATGATATATCATGCATAAAGTATGTCTCAACATTTTCAAAACATTGAAATCCTTCAGAATATATTCTATCTCCAGACTGAATTAGTCAGAAATCAGTAACAAAATGTAAATGCAAAATCACTCAAATATCAGGATATTAATAAGTAGATCCCTAAATGATCCTCTAgcctaaggggaaaaaatcacaaatttagtcaaaaatataattttgaagctGTTACACATCCAAATTTATATTCTGGgtggaaaataatatttcttacaGGAAATTATATGTCTTGAAACatataatgtgtttttataatatgtaatgaTTTACAACAGGATAAGTTATTACTGATGCAATCATTCAATTAATGTAATTACAAAAAAGATAGAAAACTTAACCAAAAGAAACTATTCAGGACATAtaaaaaatgagaacagaaattaATATAGGAAAATAAACAGATAAGGAATGGAATAGCCAAAGATTGTTTCTTACTGTGTTTAGCAAAACTGATGATCTTCTGATGAGATTCTTTGGGAAAAATAGGTGAACACTCATTTAAccaatatcaagaataaaaaattataaagttcataacccacttgaatcaaatgtatgaatgacgatatgtcatgagctttgtaatgttttgaacaaccaataaaaaattcatcatatatttagaatttaaGGATGCCATAAGAAGATACCATAAATAACCTAGGCcattaaataaatatggaaatacagttgaaatgaaaactgaaaattataaaaaataaagtgaaagcaAAATATGAATAGCTAGtagagaaaattaattataattaaaaactttcaTACAAAGAAAACTCTAGGACCAGAAAATTTTTAGTCAATcatattacatttttaagaaaaacattaatagACCATAATCATAAATAGATGTAAATCAACAAAAGATTTATTGaagtacaaaaatataataataatactttttaaaaattcacacaggAACATGTAGGAATTTTACTTAAGGTCTATTTATCTTTTGTGCTGATAGGAAACAAGTCAATCTCCAAGTATAAATCCCCACCCACCAAAAAGAAACATAACATTCAAttatatgtaaaagaataatacaaaaatgacaaaaagtgTTCATTCTATTACTTTAAATTAATTCTATGTTTGA is a window from the Urocitellus parryii isolate mUroPar1 chromosome 6, mUroPar1.hap1, whole genome shotgun sequence genome containing:
- the Mkrn3 gene encoding E3 ubiquitin-protein ligase makorin-3, coding for MAREGHVSPPEASADRGPSMAAAAAAQSEPPTQEVAEAPPAASSSSLPLIGWAAERGFFEAETDNAGLEAAGGAGAQGWEGAVEFVPGQPYRGRMVPPYGPEAPLQRPVPEREQMAVGMGMQLCRYAARGRCINGESCFYLHGDICDMCGLRALHPVDAAQREAHISACMEAHERDMELSFAVQRSMDKVCGICMEVVYEKANPCDRRFGILYNCNHTFCIQCIRRWRSVRQFENRISKSCPQCRVPSSFVTPSEFWVEDEEEKEKLIQRYKEGMRKKDCRYFAHGRGYCPFGENCFYKHTYHWGHHRRGGGPSGIYWHQVLEPVRVSESNMLFKSSKKELVIRCLANLLFKRFLAMRVGFPFSDDQWSWLYYQLEEYFNFNP
- the LOC113199053 gene encoding E3 ubiquitin-protein ligase makorin-3-like; this encodes MEEAAAPFKTCEADGAEAGAEAAGEGVSGPGLPGFEVSGESATLDVNPPDVPSGLASFPVAPGPAHPGTEAVGHAQAAGGGANPNPLPEPNSGAWRKQIVCSIVHFNVVTQIVNKEW